A DNA window from Doryrhamphus excisus isolate RoL2022-K1 chromosome 2, RoL_Dexc_1.0, whole genome shotgun sequence contains the following coding sequences:
- the gm2a gene encoding ganglioside GM2 activator, whose protein sequence is MDANVLFAVTLSLMVAFVFNPATGSQLIWRRINKVKLGFDWKNCGKPDAAAVMKTLNLSPDPINIPGSLTASASGSTSVELGAPLSVNVTLEKEVGGFWVKVPCLEEVGSCHYRDVCDVLNQLIPPGHDCPEPLHTYGLPCRCPFHAGSYSLPESDFFLPYMDLPSWLTNGNYRLQGVLGGGGNELGCLKVALSISSD, encoded by the exons ATGGATGCTAATGTACTTTTTGCTGTCACTCTCAGTCTGATGGTGGCTTTTGTTTTCAATCCAGCCACCGGAAGTCAGCTGATCTGGAGGAGAATCAACAAAGTAAAG TTGGGCTTCGACTGGAAGAACTGCGGGAAGCCGGATGCCGCCGCCGTGATGAAGACCCTCAACTTGTCACCTGATCCCATCAACATCCCCGGCTCGCTGACGGCGTCCGCCTCGGGGTCGACGTCCGTGGAGCTCGGCGCTCCTCTCAGC GTCAACGTGACATTAGAGAAGGAGGTCGGAGGATTTTGGGTAAAAGTTCCGTGTTTGGAGGAGGTGGGAAGCTGCCATTATCGGGACGTGTGTGACGTTTTGAACCAACTGATCCCCCCCGGACATGACTGTCCGGAACCTCTGCACACGTACGGGCTGCCCTGCCGATGCCCCTTCCACGCT gGTTCGTACTCGCTGCCCGAGTCGGATTTCTTCCTGCCCTACATGGACCTTCCTTCCTGGCTCACTAATGGAAACTATCGTCTTCAGGGGGTTCTGGGCGGAGGCGGTAATGAGCTGGGTTGCCTCAAGGTGGCGCTGTCAATCAGCTCGGACTAA
- the shtn3 gene encoding shootin-1 isoform X3 yields MDEHKDARMHTECSRLTEERDEAERQLKHIKRVSQMVIEEVSVLQTQLEIEKSCRENAEALATKLNCENRKLKYLSLSSRPCLDELFPSISDCMAVEADGEPTEDDADADALEPYQQQVKELREAVSSLLEEKKNFLCQIHEQQRRLEELTSQTRRDEQRMKELGDTVEQQRQTIKRFNRVSTMATLEYEGMKEQLDLEQNLRVHAETYAHEMLVKQKEAKRQSTLLLQTAEPTLQLLNALDEVAAVTKTLEDERLRHQETVRDLEAQVDGSSVKKDVEALQRQVQLLEDEKKDLEARLEQTEKDNLHLQKTLQQLQKVAMTTDTPPPPAPAPDVAPPPAPLPQPPPPPPPPPPPPPPPPPSRCNPLSSLIAIMRKTSKGSKASLKVENPPASEGVDDVKVKAVNEMMERIKHGVVLRPVKSQESKPPSSEEKAQESAMDELKGMLETVKRSPSRGSQEAAPSPTGKKDSELEVILRRRRNKAGEAGSGDERDGQMSHVSSCDSLNGRRASSDSGKDPDGSITPSNPTGPKLGSERRGSGPGPVVARRRSSDKEPRAGSWQERRSGCSVSEKDPMESPLGNGCDRSVAEDTRSTAKMPLQSNGVHHNEHGEDAIMSNQ; encoded by the exons atggacgAGCACAAGGACGCGCGCATGCACACGGAG TGCAGCAGGCTGACGGAGGAGAGGGACGAGGCGGAGAGACAACTCAAACACATCAAGAGAG tgtcacAGATGGTGATCGAGGAGGTCAGCGTCCTGCAGACTCAGCTGGAGATCGAGAAGTCGTGTCGGGAGAACGCCGAGGCCCTCGCCACCAAG CTGAACTGCGAGAACAGGAAGTTGAAGTACCTGAGCTTGTCGTCTCGGCCTTGTCTGGACGAGCTCTTCCCCAGCATCTCCGACTGCATGGCAGTGGAAGCCGACGGCGAGCCGACGGAGGACGACGCCGACGCCGACGCCTTGGAGCCGTACCAACAACAGGTCAAAG AGCTACGGGAGGCGGTCAGCAGCTTgctggaggagaagaagaacttCCTGTGTCAAATCCACGAGCAGCAGAGAAGACTGGAGGAGCTCACGTCTCAGACCCGACGAGATGAGCAGCGAATGAAGGAACTCGGCGACACGGTGGAACAACAACGCCAAACCATCAAGAGGTTCAACAGAG TCTCCACGATGGCCACGCTGGAGTACGAAGGCATGAAGGAGCAGCTGGACTTGGAGCAGAACCTTCGAGTCCACGCCGAGACGTACGCACACGAG ATGTTGGTGAAGCAGAAGGAGGCCAAGCGTCAGAGCACGCTCCTCCTGCAGACCGCCGAGCCCACCCTGCAGCTCCTCAACGCTCTGGACGAGGTCGCCGCCGTCACCAAAACGCTGGAGGACGAGCGACTGCGGCATCAGgaaacg gTGCGGGACCTGGAGGCCCAGGTGGACGGCAGCAGCGTGAAGAAGGACGTGGAGGCCCTGCAGAGGCAGGTCCAGCTCCTGGAGGACGAGAAGAAGGACTTGGAGGCCCGGCTGGAGCAGACGGAGAAGGACAACCTTCACCTGCAGAAGACAC TCCAGCAGCTCCAGAAGGTCGCCATGACGACCGACACGCCGCCACCTCCCGCCCCGGCACCCGATGTAGCCCCGCCCCCTGCGCCTCTACCGCAGCCgcccccgcctcctcctccgccgccacctccgcctcctccgccaCCCCCGTCCAGATGCAACCCCCTCAG CTCTCTAATCGCCATCATGAGGAAGACGTCCAAAGGGTCCAAAGCATCTTTGAAGGTGGAGAACCCCCCGGCGTCCGAGGGCGTGGACGACGTGAAGGTGAAGGCCGTCAACGAGATGATGGAGCGCATCAAGCACGGCGTGGTCCTGCGACCCGTCAAGAGTCAGGAGAGCAAG CCTCCATCCAGCGAGGAGAAAGCTCAGGAGAGCGCCATGGATGAACTCAAGGGCATGctg GAGACGGTGAAGAGGAGTCCCAGTCGAGGTTCCCAGGAGGCGGCGCCATCGCCAACGGGGAAGAAGGACAGCGAGCTGGAAGTCATCCTCAGACGGCGCCGCAACAAGGCGGGAGAGGCCGGCTCCGGAG ACGAACGCGACGGGCAAATGAGTCACGTGTCGTCGTGCGACAGCTTGAACGGGCGCCGTGCCAGCAGCGACTCCGGGAAAGATCCCGACGGGTCCATCACCCCCTCCAACCCGACGGGCCCCAAGCTGGGCTCAGAGAGGCGGGGCTCCGGGCCGGGGCCCGTTGTGGCCAGAAGGAGGAGCTCAGACAAAGAACCCCGGGCGGGCTCCTGGCAGGAGAGAAGGTCCGGCTGCTCCGTGTCGGAAAAAGACCCCATGGAGTCTCCGCTCGGGAATGGCTGCGACCGCAG CGTTGCCGAGGACACCAGGTCCACCGCCAAGATGCCTCTCCAATCCAACGGCGTCCACCACAACGAGCACGGAGAAGACGCCATCATGAGCAACCAATGA
- the shtn3 gene encoding shootin-1 isoform X2, which translates to MDEHKDARMHTECSRLTEERDEAERQLKHIKRVSQMVIEEVSVLQTQLEIEKSCRENAEALATKLNCENRKLKYLSLSSRPCLDELFPSISDCMAVEADGEPTEDDADADALEPYQQQVKELREAVSSLLEEKKNFLCQIHEQQRRLEELTSQTRRDEQRMKELGDTVEQQRQTIKRFNRVSTMATLEYEGMKEQLDLEQNLRVHAETYAHEMLVKQKEAKRQSTLLLQTAEPTLQLLNALDEVAAVTKTLEDERLRHQETVRDLEAQVDGSSVKKDVEALQRQVQLLEDEKKDLEARLEQTEKDNLHLQKTLQQLQKVAMTTDTPPPPAPAPDVAPPPAPLPQPPPPPPPPPPPPPPPPPSRCNPLSSLIAIMRKTSKGSKASLKVENPPASEGVDDVKVKAVNEMMERIKHGVVLRPVKSQESKRLAVKPPSSEEKAQESAMDELKGMLETVKRSPSRGSQEAAPSPTGKKDSELEVILRRRRNKAGEAGSGDERDGQMSHVSSCDSLNGRRASSDSGKDPDGSITPSNPTGPKLGSERRGSGPGPVVARRRSSDKEPRAGSWQERRSGCSVSEKDPMESPLGNGCDRSVAEDTRSTAKMPLQSNGVHHNEHGEDAIMSNQ; encoded by the exons atggacgAGCACAAGGACGCGCGCATGCACACGGAG TGCAGCAGGCTGACGGAGGAGAGGGACGAGGCGGAGAGACAACTCAAACACATCAAGAGAG tgtcacAGATGGTGATCGAGGAGGTCAGCGTCCTGCAGACTCAGCTGGAGATCGAGAAGTCGTGTCGGGAGAACGCCGAGGCCCTCGCCACCAAG CTGAACTGCGAGAACAGGAAGTTGAAGTACCTGAGCTTGTCGTCTCGGCCTTGTCTGGACGAGCTCTTCCCCAGCATCTCCGACTGCATGGCAGTGGAAGCCGACGGCGAGCCGACGGAGGACGACGCCGACGCCGACGCCTTGGAGCCGTACCAACAACAGGTCAAAG AGCTACGGGAGGCGGTCAGCAGCTTgctggaggagaagaagaacttCCTGTGTCAAATCCACGAGCAGCAGAGAAGACTGGAGGAGCTCACGTCTCAGACCCGACGAGATGAGCAGCGAATGAAGGAACTCGGCGACACGGTGGAACAACAACGCCAAACCATCAAGAGGTTCAACAGAG TCTCCACGATGGCCACGCTGGAGTACGAAGGCATGAAGGAGCAGCTGGACTTGGAGCAGAACCTTCGAGTCCACGCCGAGACGTACGCACACGAG ATGTTGGTGAAGCAGAAGGAGGCCAAGCGTCAGAGCACGCTCCTCCTGCAGACCGCCGAGCCCACCCTGCAGCTCCTCAACGCTCTGGACGAGGTCGCCGCCGTCACCAAAACGCTGGAGGACGAGCGACTGCGGCATCAGgaaacg gTGCGGGACCTGGAGGCCCAGGTGGACGGCAGCAGCGTGAAGAAGGACGTGGAGGCCCTGCAGAGGCAGGTCCAGCTCCTGGAGGACGAGAAGAAGGACTTGGAGGCCCGGCTGGAGCAGACGGAGAAGGACAACCTTCACCTGCAGAAGACAC TCCAGCAGCTCCAGAAGGTCGCCATGACGACCGACACGCCGCCACCTCCCGCCCCGGCACCCGATGTAGCCCCGCCCCCTGCGCCTCTACCGCAGCCgcccccgcctcctcctccgccgccacctccgcctcctccgccaCCCCCGTCCAGATGCAACCCCCTCAG CTCTCTAATCGCCATCATGAGGAAGACGTCCAAAGGGTCCAAAGCATCTTTGAAGGTGGAGAACCCCCCGGCGTCCGAGGGCGTGGACGACGTGAAGGTGAAGGCCGTCAACGAGATGATGGAGCGCATCAAGCACGGCGTGGTCCTGCGACCCGTCAAGAGTCAGGAGAGCAAG AGACTTGCCGTCAAA CCTCCATCCAGCGAGGAGAAAGCTCAGGAGAGCGCCATGGATGAACTCAAGGGCATGctg GAGACGGTGAAGAGGAGTCCCAGTCGAGGTTCCCAGGAGGCGGCGCCATCGCCAACGGGGAAGAAGGACAGCGAGCTGGAAGTCATCCTCAGACGGCGCCGCAACAAGGCGGGAGAGGCCGGCTCCGGAG ACGAACGCGACGGGCAAATGAGTCACGTGTCGTCGTGCGACAGCTTGAACGGGCGCCGTGCCAGCAGCGACTCCGGGAAAGATCCCGACGGGTCCATCACCCCCTCCAACCCGACGGGCCCCAAGCTGGGCTCAGAGAGGCGGGGCTCCGGGCCGGGGCCCGTTGTGGCCAGAAGGAGGAGCTCAGACAAAGAACCCCGGGCGGGCTCCTGGCAGGAGAGAAGGTCCGGCTGCTCCGTGTCGGAAAAAGACCCCATGGAGTCTCCGCTCGGGAATGGCTGCGACCGCAG CGTTGCCGAGGACACCAGGTCCACCGCCAAGATGCCTCTCCAATCCAACGGCGTCCACCACAACGAGCACGGAGAAGACGCCATCATGAGCAACCAATGA
- the shtn3 gene encoding shootin-1 isoform X1 produces the protein MDEHKDARMHTECSRLTEERDEAERQLKHIKRVSQMVIEEVSVLQTQLEIEKSCRENAEALATKLNCENRKLKYLSLSSRPCLDELFPSISDCMAVEADGEPTEDDADADALEPYQQQVKELREAVSSLLEEKKNFLCQIHEQQRRLEELTSQTRRDEQRMKELGDTVEQQRQTIKRFNRVSTMATLEYEGMKEQLDLEQNLRVHAETYAHEMLVKQKEAKRQSTLLLQTAEPTLQLLNALDEVAAVTKTLEDERLRHQETVRDLEAQVDGSSVKKDVEALQRQVQLLEDEKKDLEARLEQTEKDNLHLQKTLQQLQKVAMTTDTPPPPAPAPDVAPPPAPLPQPPPPPPPPPPPPPPPPPSRCNPLSSLIAIMRKTSKGSKASLKVENPPASEGVDDVKVKAVNEMMERIKHGVVLRPVKSQESKRLAVKQPPSSEEKAQESAMDELKGMLETVKRSPSRGSQEAAPSPTGKKDSELEVILRRRRNKAGEAGSGDERDGQMSHVSSCDSLNGRRASSDSGKDPDGSITPSNPTGPKLGSERRGSGPGPVVARRRSSDKEPRAGSWQERRSGCSVSEKDPMESPLGNGCDRSVAEDTRSTAKMPLQSNGVHHNEHGEDAIMSNQ, from the exons atggacgAGCACAAGGACGCGCGCATGCACACGGAG TGCAGCAGGCTGACGGAGGAGAGGGACGAGGCGGAGAGACAACTCAAACACATCAAGAGAG tgtcacAGATGGTGATCGAGGAGGTCAGCGTCCTGCAGACTCAGCTGGAGATCGAGAAGTCGTGTCGGGAGAACGCCGAGGCCCTCGCCACCAAG CTGAACTGCGAGAACAGGAAGTTGAAGTACCTGAGCTTGTCGTCTCGGCCTTGTCTGGACGAGCTCTTCCCCAGCATCTCCGACTGCATGGCAGTGGAAGCCGACGGCGAGCCGACGGAGGACGACGCCGACGCCGACGCCTTGGAGCCGTACCAACAACAGGTCAAAG AGCTACGGGAGGCGGTCAGCAGCTTgctggaggagaagaagaacttCCTGTGTCAAATCCACGAGCAGCAGAGAAGACTGGAGGAGCTCACGTCTCAGACCCGACGAGATGAGCAGCGAATGAAGGAACTCGGCGACACGGTGGAACAACAACGCCAAACCATCAAGAGGTTCAACAGAG TCTCCACGATGGCCACGCTGGAGTACGAAGGCATGAAGGAGCAGCTGGACTTGGAGCAGAACCTTCGAGTCCACGCCGAGACGTACGCACACGAG ATGTTGGTGAAGCAGAAGGAGGCCAAGCGTCAGAGCACGCTCCTCCTGCAGACCGCCGAGCCCACCCTGCAGCTCCTCAACGCTCTGGACGAGGTCGCCGCCGTCACCAAAACGCTGGAGGACGAGCGACTGCGGCATCAGgaaacg gTGCGGGACCTGGAGGCCCAGGTGGACGGCAGCAGCGTGAAGAAGGACGTGGAGGCCCTGCAGAGGCAGGTCCAGCTCCTGGAGGACGAGAAGAAGGACTTGGAGGCCCGGCTGGAGCAGACGGAGAAGGACAACCTTCACCTGCAGAAGACAC TCCAGCAGCTCCAGAAGGTCGCCATGACGACCGACACGCCGCCACCTCCCGCCCCGGCACCCGATGTAGCCCCGCCCCCTGCGCCTCTACCGCAGCCgcccccgcctcctcctccgccgccacctccgcctcctccgccaCCCCCGTCCAGATGCAACCCCCTCAG CTCTCTAATCGCCATCATGAGGAAGACGTCCAAAGGGTCCAAAGCATCTTTGAAGGTGGAGAACCCCCCGGCGTCCGAGGGCGTGGACGACGTGAAGGTGAAGGCCGTCAACGAGATGATGGAGCGCATCAAGCACGGCGTGGTCCTGCGACCCGTCAAGAGTCAGGAGAGCAAG AGACTTGCCGTCAAA CAGCCTCCATCCAGCGAGGAGAAAGCTCAGGAGAGCGCCATGGATGAACTCAAGGGCATGctg GAGACGGTGAAGAGGAGTCCCAGTCGAGGTTCCCAGGAGGCGGCGCCATCGCCAACGGGGAAGAAGGACAGCGAGCTGGAAGTCATCCTCAGACGGCGCCGCAACAAGGCGGGAGAGGCCGGCTCCGGAG ACGAACGCGACGGGCAAATGAGTCACGTGTCGTCGTGCGACAGCTTGAACGGGCGCCGTGCCAGCAGCGACTCCGGGAAAGATCCCGACGGGTCCATCACCCCCTCCAACCCGACGGGCCCCAAGCTGGGCTCAGAGAGGCGGGGCTCCGGGCCGGGGCCCGTTGTGGCCAGAAGGAGGAGCTCAGACAAAGAACCCCGGGCGGGCTCCTGGCAGGAGAGAAGGTCCGGCTGCTCCGTGTCGGAAAAAGACCCCATGGAGTCTCCGCTCGGGAATGGCTGCGACCGCAG CGTTGCCGAGGACACCAGGTCCACCGCCAAGATGCCTCTCCAATCCAACGGCGTCCACCACAACGAGCACGGAGAAGACGCCATCATGAGCAACCAATGA